One Pangasianodon hypophthalmus isolate fPanHyp1 chromosome 7, fPanHyp1.pri, whole genome shotgun sequence genomic window, ATAAAGTCTGCATTCAATTGCTGAcacacaatctttttttttttttttaaatttcaatatattaaatttgaattaaaatgaaatattaaaaattatttttaaaaattatatatttttaaatttttataaaattataaaatgttaaatattacattacaataaatgttcaattaaaaaaaaaatatggcttgttattttagcttaatttttttgttattttaccattttatgttattttatttttgttattttgttttttatttatttatttatttattttatgtactgAGTAAAACACTGAATGTTTTACTCAGTACATACTGTAAACtataacacatttacattatatatttaacaataaatttacatattgattttaaacgcttttatttatttatttttttacttttttttacttttttgtgacTACAGCTccagatgtttatttcaaactGAACACCATGTGACAGACAAGTGCTGTGatgtcataaaatataacagcctatcatgttccaatatgcaaatgtagCCAAGGAAAGTGTAGGAGAGTAATGTGTTTCAGCACATCAAACAtcaatttatttcttaatttttgtTGCAGTTAATTAAATGCCAAAGAATTAAAATcccacacaaataaatacaggTTCGCTAAACTCGCACGCTTACGGTGTATAAGCACATTACATGAAGTAGTAAAGAGCCACAGTAGCACTTCATCTAGCTGGctatgctaaaaaaataaaaaaaaacctgcacacacCTATAAATTAACTCGTTAGAAAGCAAGCTAGCAAGTGTaaagcattaaaacattaaaaaatacatttaaatgaagtaaaatatgaataaaatgtagTTAGTACTTGGTACattcttcaaaggttctttaatggtactttggataattaaggatATTTCCTCTTAAAAAGTTTCTACTTGGAAccatttctgagaggatttggGTTTCCTTCATAGAAATGCTTTCTAGTGGAACCACTTTCTTCATAGGTTCTGTGGATAGTTACACTTTCTCAGCTaaagtggttttatttataatcCTCTCTAATAGAGAAACACTGTCAGGGAtgctaagaacccttaaggaaccctGCTAATTATTATCTTTTTAATAGCTAAACCCTGTCAGGCATTTAAAATTTaggttctttaaaaaaaggttcttcaagggttctttaaggggtTGTAGCCTCCTTAAAAGGTTGTACTTGGGATTTTTCTTTCTGGAAACATTTTCAAGCAGAAagctacactcttagaaaaaaaaagttctttaaaGGCTCTCTGGATCAGTACACTTGATTTCTAAAGTGGTTTTACTTGGAATAATCGCTAATCGAGAAATTTTCTGCTATAGAGATCTAAAAGTTCCTCCATATGGACACCTGAGGAACTCttaagagggactaaatcttcTGACAGTATATCACTGCATATAACCAGCTGGCTAACAATCAGAGGATGCTTGCTGTCAGCGAGGTAGATAAAAATGTCAGAATGTGGCTGACCTGTCAATCCAAAAGTTGTGGAGATTCGACTCTGTCGATTTTCCGTGTAGAGACGTGTAGAgaatttttttggttgtgtTGCGACTACACGTACACAGACGTGACAATATTTCTAtcaggcaggaaaaaaaaaactccccacaattttaccacaaaaacgcTAGTGCTAAACCATGTACACCAAGCAACAATAAGAAAATGGCAAGGACAAAAGAGACCACCGTCCCGCCCACTTGCATTGCTATTGGCTCACAAGGCAGGTGGCCTAGCAAAGGTACTCGGATCGTGAGTTATCACTTTTGTAGGTAATTTGTGAGTCTATACTTGAGCGTGAGCAGAGGAGCATCCTCTCTGATTCCTGTGTCAGCCGTCTGGTCCAGAGATCGCTCGCCTGTCCATTCAGCGTCCTCTGCTGCATCGCGAGAGTCTCAAATTTCACGTAAGTCTCTTTGGAAAGGTCGTCATCCATTTCAgtgttcctgctgctgctcctcttGCAGTACAGCAATGAGATCTTGTAGAGAAGAAGAACAATAAGAGGAAGCGCCAAAACACATGCAATTCCACTGAAGATCAACAGCCACCTGAGTTGTCCAACATCCATAATCGTGTCCAGAGTGCTAAAATTCACACACTGCTCTTTCCCACTTTTGGGAACCAAGCAGACTGTGTACATCTGGTTGGGAAACAGGTTCTCAAGAAGAAGCTTACCATTTCCAACCTCAGTGTCCACAGTCTCCTTTATCTCCTCTGCATCGTATGGAAAGTACACCACTGACAGGGGCAATTCACTGGGAAACCCCTCACTCATCCATAACACAACTGCACTGTCTCCTGTTTCCTCAACCACCTCAACATCTCTGATGTACCAGCTGCCTTTCTTCCTAGCTTTATCCTTGGTGCCATTTTTGCTCTGCTCCATCTTAGATGTATTTCCCTCAGGTGGAGATCTCTGGATGCCTCCACCTGGGCCTAAGTTCAGCTTGCTAGCTATAGATTGCAGTGTTGTCAGAGATGGTTTGgatgtggaggtggtggtggtgatgttgGTAGAAAAGGAAATCACAGCCTCTGTAACAGCAGGAGAAGTCCTGTTGAAGGGAGGAGATGGAGTCGTGAGGTCCATCCCAGCCAAAGATAGCGTGATGGCGGCTTCTGCACTTCCAGCAACGTTCTTTGCCTTGCAGCGGTAAACGCCGGTGTCCTTCAACACAATTCCCTGCAGACTAAGGATGGACCATCGAACACCTTCGCCTGGGGACTCCTGCACAACTGAAGCATGCGAAGAGGAATTACACtcatcattaaaaacaaacttcaATAAGGAGTTGATGCTTCAGGATAAAATTATCAccattttgttattgttttgaaaATTATTGGTTGCCTAAAAGAGGTAACAGATTTCTTCTCAAACATTCATAAATCTCATAATACATTTCATTGGATCTTTTATAAAATACTCCATCAAAGCCACCTAGAAAGATTTACCTGTAACCCATCATTAATACgtgttaaattacatttataatattaagAGATGACAAAAATGATGTTAACTATGTTAATGAAAGTACCTTTACATTTGCGTTAACAAAATAGTTATAATCTAACAGTTCAGAAGATAGAAATGAAACTTAAAATTTGGCCTGTTGATGGCGCTAAAGGATTTTGAGCAGCAGAAACCCAACCTGGCATGGAGATGTCGTAGAAGTTTACCTAAAAAAGATGCCAAACTTGATGACGATTGGTCACTCGCAAGCTTGTCAAATCTGGTAAT contains:
- the lrit3a gene encoding leucine-rich repeat, immunoglobulin-like domain and transmembrane domain-containing protein 3a; the encoded protein is MRCVLAFQVLLCCLSLAQPFCPSQCTCVFHGTRTVLCNDPDTAEIPVNVPLDTVKLRVEKTAVRRVKTEAFYYLTELRYLWLTYNSISSVDPASFYNLKVLHELRLDGNQISTFPWEALREMPNLRTLDLHNNRLTSVPAEAAAYLVNITYLDISSNKLNTLPSDLLDIWSPFSGMISTRGSSQKIILGLQDNMWYCDCRISKLIEMSKMAEGPVVLMDPLVTCSGPENLAGVLFKRAELDQCVKPTVMTSATKITSSLGSNVLLRCDAAGYPTPTLLWSREDGSALSNPVVQESPGEGVRWSILSLQGIVLKDTGVYRCKAKNVAGSAEAAITLSLAGMDLTTPSPPFNRTSPAVTEAVISFSTNITTTTSTSKPSLTTLQSIASKLNLGPGGGIQRSPPEGNTSKMEQSKNGTKDKARKKGSWYIRDVEVVEETGDSAVVLWMSEGFPSELPLSVVYFPYDAEEIKETVDTEVGNGKLLLENLFPNQMYTVCLVPKSGKEQCVNFSTLDTIMDVGQLRWLLIFSGIACVLALPLIVLLLYKISLLYCKRSSSRNTEMDDDLSKETYVKFETLAMQQRTLNGQASDLWTRRLTQESERMLLCSRSSIDSQITYKSDNSRSEYLC